One Triticum dicoccoides isolate Atlit2015 ecotype Zavitan chromosome 4B, WEW_v2.0, whole genome shotgun sequence genomic window carries:
- the LOC119294083 gene encoding alpha-amylase/trypsin inhibitor CM3 — translation MACKSSCSLLLLAAVLLSVLAAASASGSCVPGVAFRTNLLPHCRDYVLQQTCGTFTPGSKLPEWMTSASIYSPGKPYLAKLYCCQELAEISQRCRCEALRYFIALPVPSQPVDPRSGNVGESGLIDLPGCPREMQWDFVRLLVAPGQCNLATIHNVRYCPAVEQPLWI, via the coding sequence ATGGCGTGCAAGTCCAGCTGcagcctcctcctcttggccgccgtCCTGCTCTCCGTCTTGGCCGCTGCTTCCGCCTCCGGCAGCTGCGTCCCAGGGGTGGCTTTTCGGACCAATCTTCTGCCACACTGCCGCGACTATGTGTTACAACAAACTTGTGGCACCTTCACCCCTGGGTCAAAGTTACCCGAATGGATGACATCTGCGTCGATATACTCCCCTGGGAAACCGTACCTCGCCAAGTTGTATTGCTGCCAGGAGCTCGCAGAAATTTCTCAGCGGTGCCGGTGCGAGGCGCTGCGCTACTTCATAGCGTTGCCGGTACCGTCTCAGCCTGTGGACCCGAGGTCCGGCAATGTTGGTGAGAGCGGCCTCATCGATCTGCCCGGATGCCCCAGGGAGATGCAATGGGACTTCGTCAGATTACTCGTCGCCCCGGGGCAGTGCAACTTGGCGACCATTCACAATGTTCGATACTGCCCCGCCGTGGAACAGCCTCTGTGGATCTAG